From Psychrobacillus sp. FSL K6-2836, a single genomic window includes:
- a CDS encoding DMT family transporter, which translates to MREILLGVLASLFFAVTFILNRSMEISGGSWIWSSSLRYFFMLPFLFIIVYYRKGLYATFKEIKSAPAPWLLWSFVGFVLFYAPLTFAAAYGPGWLISGMWQFTIVAGVLLAPLFMMKVENVVIKQKVPVVSLFISLLILIGIILIQVPNTESVNLRMIFLGILPVLIAAFAYPLGNRKMMGHLNGRLDTFQRVLGMTVASMPAWILLGIYAVFTVGLPSSGQVFQSFVVAISSGVIATILFFMATDRVRDHQGKLAAVEATQSTEIIFVIIGEMFLLHVPLPAPIALIGLGIIILGMFLHSYYTKILNTKALTIQTKTEH; encoded by the coding sequence ATGCGTGAAATATTACTAGGAGTTTTAGCTTCTTTGTTTTTTGCAGTAACCTTTATACTTAATCGTTCGATGGAAATATCGGGAGGAAGTTGGATTTGGAGCTCCTCCCTTCGATATTTCTTCATGCTGCCTTTTTTATTCATCATTGTCTATTATCGAAAAGGTTTGTATGCAACATTTAAAGAAATAAAATCTGCTCCTGCCCCTTGGTTACTATGGAGCTTTGTAGGTTTTGTATTATTTTATGCACCACTCACTTTTGCAGCGGCATATGGACCTGGTTGGTTAATATCGGGAATGTGGCAATTCACGATTGTCGCCGGGGTTCTGCTTGCACCATTATTTATGATGAAGGTGGAAAACGTAGTCATTAAACAAAAAGTCCCAGTCGTATCGTTATTTATTTCCCTCCTCATTTTAATAGGAATCATTCTTATACAAGTTCCAAATACCGAATCAGTCAATTTGCGAATGATTTTTTTAGGGATTTTACCTGTACTGATAGCAGCATTTGCCTATCCTTTAGGAAACCGTAAAATGATGGGGCATTTAAATGGACGTTTAGATACATTTCAACGCGTTTTAGGTATGACTGTTGCGTCCATGCCTGCTTGGATTTTATTGGGGATTTACGCAGTTTTCACAGTAGGCTTACCATCTTCAGGTCAAGTATTTCAGTCTTTTGTTGTAGCTATTAGCTCTGGAGTTATTGCTACCATATTATTCTTCATGGCAACCGATCGGGTTCGGGATCATCAAGGTAAATTAGCAGCAGTAGAAGCAACACAATCAACTGAAATCATTTTTGTTATTATTGGTGAAATGTTTTTGCTACATGTTCCTCTACCAGCGCCAATTGCACTTATAGGACTTGGAATCATTATTCTCGGTATGTTCTTACATAGCTACTATACAAAAATATTAAATACAAAAGCTTTAACTATACAAACAAAAACAGAGCATTAG
- a CDS encoding NAD(P)-dependent malic enzyme — MDLRSRALRLHRESKGKMEVVFKVPMDSMEDLSLAYSPGVAEPCIEIHNNPSTIYDYTAKGNLVAVVTDGTAVLGLGDIGPGAALPVMEGKAILLKRFAGVDAFPICLDTKNVDEIVQIVKALSPTFGAINLEDISAPRCFEIEDRLRMELDIPVFHDDQHGTAIVVGAGLQNAMKLVNKTNNNVKVVINGAGAAGMAILKVLLQLGYTNIIMCDSTGIIYEGREKGMNPVKQSIANLTNPLGLTGSLKDAMEGSDIFIGVSVANLLTKDLVQSMNTDPIIFALANPTPEIPYELAKEWGVRVVATGRSDYPNQVNNVLAFPGIFRGALDVRATDINEQMKLAAVEAIASLVNENDLRDDYIIPNALDERVVQVVAKAVSEAAISSGVSQLYQPVLES; from the coding sequence ATGGATTTGAGATCAAGAGCATTAAGATTGCATCGTGAAAGCAAGGGAAAGATGGAAGTTGTCTTTAAAGTTCCAATGGACAGCATGGAGGATTTAAGTTTGGCGTACTCTCCGGGGGTTGCGGAACCTTGTATTGAAATCCATAACAATCCATCCACAATTTACGACTATACCGCTAAAGGGAATTTAGTTGCTGTAGTAACAGATGGTACTGCTGTATTAGGCCTCGGTGATATTGGACCAGGAGCTGCTTTACCCGTTATGGAAGGAAAAGCAATTTTACTAAAAAGATTTGCAGGCGTTGATGCATTTCCGATTTGTTTGGACACAAAAAATGTAGATGAAATCGTCCAGATTGTTAAAGCACTAAGTCCAACTTTTGGTGCTATAAACTTAGAGGATATTTCCGCGCCACGTTGTTTTGAAATTGAAGATCGACTTCGCATGGAATTAGATATACCAGTATTTCATGATGACCAACATGGCACGGCAATTGTCGTAGGTGCGGGACTTCAAAACGCGATGAAACTTGTAAATAAAACAAATAATAATGTTAAAGTTGTGATTAATGGAGCTGGGGCTGCCGGAATGGCCATTTTAAAAGTGCTTCTTCAATTAGGATATACTAATATTATTATGTGTGATTCAACAGGAATTATTTATGAAGGCCGGGAAAAAGGCATGAATCCTGTTAAACAATCGATTGCAAATTTAACAAACCCACTTGGTTTAACGGGTTCTTTAAAAGATGCAATGGAAGGATCAGATATATTTATCGGTGTATCCGTAGCCAATCTTCTCACAAAAGATTTAGTTCAATCGATGAATACGGACCCAATTATTTTTGCTCTTGCTAATCCTACTCCTGAAATTCCGTATGAACTTGCAAAAGAATGGGGAGTTAGAGTGGTGGCAACTGGACGCTCTGATTATCCAAACCAAGTTAATAATGTTTTAGCGTTTCCAGGGATTTTCAGAGGTGCCTTAGATGTAAGAGCAACGGATATTAATGAACAGATGAAGTTGGCTGCGGTCGAGGCAATTGCATCACTAGTGAATGAAAACGACCTTAGAGATGACTATATCATTCCAAATGCATTGGATGAGAGAGTCGTTCAAGTTGTGGCTAAAGCAGTGAGTGAAGCAGCAATTTCTTCGGGAGTTTCTCAACTTTACCAGCCAGTATTAGAAAGTTAA